The sequence below is a genomic window from Pseudorasbora parva isolate DD20220531a chromosome 4, ASM2467924v1, whole genome shotgun sequence.
AATACGTAGCATTTCCTTGTGTTACAATTATTATTGTCCGACTCGTTTGATTTTTAAACTTGCTGACACGTTtccatttttgcttttattttcatttgttaatatatgtatatacagtgCTATTTACACATCATTTGGAAGTTGTAATGTATTGTGTGGGGTGTTGTGGCAGAATATGATAGTTGAAGCACATCGCTTTTTATCGGAATGATTTAAAAGAAACACAAGGCGTCATCGGAGAAATAAGAGACTAGACGGCAAATATCATAGGCAAATATTACTAACTTACATATATATCCGTCCTGTAGGGGGCACTTGATGGCTCAGAAAGCATGATACTCCAGTAAGACACATTCAAATCTCACAAATTTGTTTGGACACAAaagtattaaaatgtaaataagggtatgaaaaaaaaatgttacgtCCACGTAATTCTCTTTTTAAAACTAATCGTAATCTAGTAATCAGAAACGACCGTGATTGATCCATTCTGACCAGCGGTAAGAAAAGTAACAACTATCACGTGACAAAACCGTGCACGTGTTGCTTTAGCATTTATGTGGACAATAAGGCTGTCAATTATAATTTTGTAAATATTAGCTttgcattaaaaacacaaatagaatatatttattaaaagatAGAAAAACAGGAGATCGATCCATTTGACCAACAGCCTTGCTGCTAAGCCCCTCCCATTTCATTTCCTTTATTTTATCAATTGCTTTCTACTCGTTCTATTTCTTTTAGGTAGTCACTACTAGTCAGTCAGATCATTTTAAGCAGCAAAATTCTCACTGTTAACTTAGTTTATACGTGCTAAGGATACTATTGTGGTTTTCTACTGTTTATAAAACGTGCTTTACAACAAAGCTTGAAGACGTTAATCTCGAGTCAATCGGTTCAGGTTActtagtcattttaaaattacTAGAGATTGTACGAGACAGAAATGCGGGTTATCTAGTGTTATTCGTTGTCTTATGTAAAGTCATACAATAACTGCTAAGCAATGGCTGGAACAGTAAGTCTAGAGCTGGACCCCATCTTTCTGAAGGGACTGGGGTACCTTCACTCCAAGAGCAAAGACTCAGCAGAGAAACTAAAGGCTCTGCTGGAAGAGTCTTTATCCAGGGGCAGTGATTCAATCTATAGGACATCATTGAAGGTGATCAAATCACAAAGGTATTTTTatgtttggattttttttgttaGATGTTTTAATGTGTATCAAATTTTGCATTCATTAGGAAACCGAAGTGAGCAAGGTGTCATTACCAAAAATGACCAAACAAGACTCCAAATCTTCCTCCagttcatcatcatcatcatccatctccagcagcagcagcagtaaatCCAGTAGCTCAGAGAAGACCAAGAAAGAGAGCGAGAAAAGATCTTTGGAAAAGGTTTTTTCCCtctattatttgttattgtaaatataatataacttgATAAGCTCAACCTAAACCACTAATAAAAGATCATATGGCATGTAGATTAGGGTTGATCCTGGAGAAGGAGCAGAGCCGCCTAAAAAACCTCGTGTGGAAAAGCAAGACAGTCACCCTGCACCAATTGCTTTTCAAACCAAGGACATTCCCATCCCAGATTTTACAGACATTGATGAAACCAACGCTGATGACTTTGCCATGGAAATGGGTCTTGCTTGTGTGGTTTGTCGGTGAGTGATGCAGCATATCACACTCTCCTAAAACTAAAGCCTGGTATTTATCTCATGTCACTGTTGTCACAATGTCACTCTAAGTCGTACATTCATGTGAAAAAGAATACACCCTTTTGAATTCTATGGTTTTATGTAAATGGAGTCCAGTACATGATTAAAAACCAACTGGTCCTTGGCAGGTCTTTAAATTAGGTAAATACACCTTCAGATGAACAACAACATACTACACTTTTGTcatgaatatttaacaaaatgtaGATGCCAAGTGTGATACACTAAGTACAACCTTTCTGCTTCCATAGGAATTAAGGCCTAGTCCTCATGTACatgggtatttttttaaacagagtttttcctctgtttaaaaaaaaacacgtccacatgaaaatgcaaaaacacGTTACGAAGCGCTGTCAAGAGCATGCCAAACCAACAAGTAGAAATATAGCCCTAACCGTCAAGCCATTTTGACCAGTCAGAAGCCTGGAAAAAAGGATATTGCCTGTTTCTGATTTAACAAGTGATTTCACTGTCCACACGACAACACTGCAACTGGAGTTTCtaaaaaatcttcaccctgccaggagttttcaaaatggtttggtttcATTGACAGACATTGTGTTTGCGTGTGGATGAACGGCCCGTGTCCGTGTGGCATCCCATCAATCTATGAAGGGTTACAAGGCCATTTACAAACTATCTGAAGTACATCATTCTACAGTGTGGAAGATTATTAATTCACAAGTGAAAAACATTCAATATAGTTGCTAATCTTTCCAGGAGTGGATGACCCAGCAAATTTACCCTTAAGGTCAGAACATGCACTGCTCAGagaaactgtaaaaaaatccaAGAGCTACATCTCAGACTCTATAGAGCCTCAGATAGCATGTTTAATGGTAATATAAGTTCATGACCATACAATTAGAAAAGACTGAACCTTTAAAAAGAACACATCAGCACAGCTTAGGTTTGCAAAGTTGCATCTGAacatagcctgacgtggtcatactcaattctagtcagaatataagtctaaaactgctccattgggctgtgattatggggcatgtttcaaccaaaccaggaaagacctcaattggatagacctactacaaccaatcagagcaatgaagcgacgcattgtcaaatgtaaacagagctcaactgcactgtgttgccaagtccgcgtttttccccccagcgggttgttttctatgtccgcgggttgaagcgactattatgtgatatatagacccatgagtgtgaattttagcaggcatccttgccaaaataacacacattttacccccaaaacgccattttttcccccggagaacccccgagaagctattgtttagggctagtagttggcgggttttgttgtaaaaacttggcaaccctgtctgcacgtgcacTGGTATCCagctggaatacacaatctttgccggtgttgtaaaaaaataataataatttaatgatacacagaatGATACTTatccaacatgatcatcatttctgagagaaattgtgaaggtgaatgcatatacaaacaagctctccgttcaggattcgaaaaaatatataatccaagcccctttgatgacatgcatgattacgttactgttgatcatctgtccgtcatcgtctaaagcccgccctgatgatttcattggtccgaacagaaataattactcctctatggagcgaggccagaccgaactgcccgaccttaaaatgttgtgggcggggctaagttcagctggcatccaggctaatctGAACAAGACTTCTGGAACAATGTCCTTTGGACTGACGAGACCAAAGTTAAGATGTTTGGCCATAATGCATTGTGCCATGTTTGGCAAAAACCAAATACGGCATATCAGCACAAACACCTCATACCAACTGTCAAGCACAGTGGTGGAGCATGATTTTGGCTTGTTTTACAGGCGACAGAACCAAAGTCCAGACCTCAACCTGATTAAAATGCTGTGGTGGGACCTTAAGACAGCTGTGCATAAACAGATGCCCACAAACCTCAAGTAACGTAAAGAATAGCGGGCAAAAATTCCTCCATGTTGTGAGCGACTGATACATGCTTACTGCAAGTTATTGCAGCTAAAGGTGGTTCTACAAGTGATTAAATCATAGGGTGTACTTAGTTTGTCAAAAGTTATTTTGGTTAAATAAGTAATGATATGATATAATGTCATTCGTTGTTCTTCATTTGAGTATTTACCTACTTTTAAGACCTGATGATAAACTGATATGTGAAACCATAGAATTTAAAATGGCTACGTTCTTTTCACATGACTGTGTGTGAAATTAATCCAGCTTTATTTCCTCTCAGGCAAATGACTGTCACTTCTGGCAATCAACTAGTGGAGTGTCAAGAATGTCATAATCTGTATCATCAGGAGTGTCACAAACCTCAGGTTACTGACAAGGATGTCAATGACCCACGGCTAGTTTGGTACTGTGCTCGATGCACCAGGCAAATGAAACGAATGGTGAGAACTTTATGACAATAAGATAAATGCATATCACTTAGGAAATTTGATATAATACACTGAAAACCTTtggtgtaaaaaatattttcactcagaaattgcTAGTAAATTTTCACAACGATATAGCAAGTAACACTGAATTAACGTGAGAACGACTGAAgtagtattttcttgtaaaaccTGCTccaataatatttgtatttacaaCTTCGAAAAATTATTCTTTACAGTGTAGTAGAAACActcattgtgattttttttttgtttttgtctcaGGCCCAAAAGACACAGAAACCTCCACAGAAACCAGCTCCTGCTTTGGCAACAGCTGTACCCATGTTGAAAGATCCACTAGTGAAGAAAGCTGAACTAAAGCCTAAACCTGAAGCAACTGGTTCTTTTCAGGCTTTTAAGAGAACAGAGGTGAAGGTGAGTGTATTCACAGTAGAAGTTATAGAACAGGGGTCACAAACTCAAAGTTCTTGTGGTTCATCGAATGGTTAAACGGTTAGTTCAAAatgactagcctgacaagccagacccacatcaagatgtttggtctggaaactcaccattgacagggctcaatccgaggggcgggataaacggttgtctttcaaactccctacaaccagcgctacaaccaaccagagcaacgaagttgAAGCGAAGCTAGTAGATAGTTTTGCCTTGTCCGGTCAGCAAAACACTGAATACATCtctcttcttaagaatgatttcagtgccgttcttttctcaaagaaaagcttatctccaagtcttccagagtcgcgtcCAAAGCTAATTCCAAAGACCGCCATTCACCAGCttttttgtttacaagtagcacgcaaCTCTGTCGTCATTATGTTCCAGTTACACTTTCAttttcctggttaaataaacattacataaaaaaagataCAATACAATTCTAATtagttttttcatatttttcacATAGTTTTTTTCACTATGTAATGTTCTATTTACTGAAACCAAGTATACATTTCATCAAGTTAATGTTCTTACAGATTGTTACATTTATTCCAAATTTAAAGGCagtaacattttatatatatatatatatatatatatatatatatattactgccTTTAAATTTGGAATAAATGTAACAATCTGTAAGAACATTAACTTGATCAAATTTATACTATATACATTTCTATATAAATGAAATTTAtattgctaggcaacgtgggggagaggacgctggcgtcgtctgttcgccgcttctccacccacaacaaatcatgttaatgtactattagatttacattttattttatttccttatgtttgtgactagtctaacagtcagagctacaattgggactgttgctgattgctggcagccactgagaagtcgttgttcgtcgtttcgccgttttcaaccgcttctctaatgtttacgtttgaattcttgctgcggttggtttctggtttggaggacattttatgtttctcgccgcgggtgctcactggtggtctcccttgggcttaagctgcatggtggctgaagtttgcaccgggctagcgtcatccgggctctcgtcgtcggcgtccggcatgatgttgggatgttctgcttctcggctgcgccgctgttccgtcctgcattgcgaccgtggagcgacatctgcgccggccccggtgtgtccacagaagtgcccggaagaatgttctgcctcctgcatggtgctgcagcgatccccatcgtttgaatcatcatgaagaagacccatcatctggtcttcagctgtcgtgcctcggcgatgtcatcgggacactgccgctgggagaaatctgaaacatggagtggaccacagtgtgctgcggagctaacagagacttccaccatcagctgttttctgtccaccatcagctctgtttctgttcaccatcagctctgtttctgttcaccatcagctctgtttctgttcaccatcagctctgtttctgttcaccatcagctctgtttctgttctgttttctgtgttggttgattgtttgtagtattctatatttttacttgttattcatttttttgttgttcccccccccccccccccccctttgttgcactttgagattcttcggaatgaaaagtgcattataaataaaatctattattattattattattattattatatatactatatataataCTCAGCTTTGCTTTTTAATAGTTAACTTATTTTCAGCAGTCATCAAGCTTGTACACACTGGTCAGAGATGTGAAAATATACCTTTAAATTGCTTACCAAAAAAACCTAAGAGttgtttacttactttttaattagTCTTCCTATTAACGCTATCATTGTCTTGAGGCATTTGCCCAATCAAAGGGGAGGCAAGCCACTGTAACTTTAACTGTGGGTGTTTTTCCTTTGACCCATACAGTATTActtagtgtaaaaaaaaaatgtatatggatgagtgagtttagTGTGGAGGACATTGACTGagctgcacagagtcctgacctcagcCCTGATACCTTTGGGATAtattagagtggagactgcgagccaggccttctcgtccaatatcagtgcctgacctcacaaatgcactttaAGGAGAATGGTCAAAATTTCCCATACACATACTCCTAAactttgtggaaagccttcccagaagagttgaagctggccaactccatattaaaccctacagattaagaatggtatgtaattaaagttcatgtgcatgtaaaggcaagtgtcccaaaacttttgacaaTATGGTGTATATACTGTGAGAAAAACATGGGACCAAAAAGAGATCAGTATGGCAATATATAATATCCATTATTAAGtctcaagtacattttttttttttttttctgtccagGCGTCTGCGGCATCAGGAAACTCTTCCAGCAGTAGCTCATCTTTGTCCCAAGGCCTTACAGGATGGGCTGCCTTTACCAAGACCTCAAATGTAGGACCTTCCAGTACTAAGTTAAGCACCAGTCAGCCAGGTAACAGTAAATCAACCCCACCTCCCTCAGGCTCTAAACCTGTGGGACTTTCTGTGTTGGCCAATGTTAAGCCAGGCCTGACTAATAAACCTTCAGGAGGCAGCAGTGGTGGAAGTGGTAATGGAAACAATGGCTCCAGCACAGTACCTATTAAACCACCTCCTCCACTTACACTTGGCAAGCAAGTGTTGAACCGTTCAGCCAGTGGAGATAGCTTGGGGAAAATGACGGTGACTGGATCTTTGTCACCTGGGGCAGCACCCTCTAGCAGCCTGGGAGGCAATGGTGGGTCTGGAGGCAATGGAGGGGGCAATGGGGGTAATAGTGGTGGcagtagcagcagcagcaacaacaacaacagcagcaatgGAGCAAAAGCCTCAGCTGATGGCAAGACACCCACTTCCCAGGAGTCTCAGCTCAATGCTATGAAACGCCTGCAGATGGTGAAAAAGAAAGCAGCACAGAAGAAACTGAAGAAATGAGTAGGAAGAAGCCAGACTATTATGTCACATCTGTTTTTTTCAAATCATATACTTGAATGTTACTGGTCTTTCTTAAGCTGTTTGGTTTAAAGATGTGCTCATTCTTTCTAAACCAGCcacgttattgaaaaaacaagctgttcgttttaatgtgtttaataaataacaccttaaaaaaaaagtattcttgtaatAATTTTTACCCTTTTTATAATTACTTATACTTGTAGAAGATTAATAAACAACAACCCACAAACAGACAAGTTAATTTGcatgagtttaaatattttattaattatatga
It includes:
- the ints12 gene encoding integrator complex subunit 12, which encodes MAGTVSLELDPIFLKGLGYLHSKSKDSAEKLKALLEESLSRGSDSIYRTSLKETEVSKVSLPKMTKQDSKSSSSSSSSSSISSSSSSKSSSSEKTKKESEKRSLEKIRVDPGEGAEPPKKPRVEKQDSHPAPIAFQTKDIPIPDFTDIDETNADDFAMEMGLACVVCRQMTVTSGNQLVECQECHNLYHQECHKPQVTDKDVNDPRLVWYCARCTRQMKRMAQKTQKPPQKPAPALATAVPMLKDPLVKKAELKPKPEATGSFQAFKRTEVKASAASGNSSSSSSSLSQGLTGWAAFTKTSNVGPSSTKLSTSQPGNSKSTPPPSGSKPVGLSVLANVKPGLTNKPSGGSSGGSGNGNNGSSTVPIKPPPPLTLGKQVLNRSASGDSLGKMTVTGSLSPGAAPSSSLGGNGGSGGNGGGNGGNSGGSSSSSNNNNSSNGAKASADGKTPTSQESQLNAMKRLQMVKKKAAQKKLKK